The Streptomyces sp. 11x1 genomic sequence GGACGTCGATCCCGCCGGTCAGCTCCCGTGCCTCCCGCACCGCTTCGGTGACGCTCTTCGCGGAGGTCACGTCCAGCGCCAGGGGCAGCGCCGACCGGCCGATGGCGCGGCACGCCTCCTCAGCCGCCGCCCGTTGCCGCGCCCCGACCAGGACCCGTAGCCCCCGGTCCGCGAGCTGTCGGCCGATCTCCAGGCCGATGCCGCGTGCCCCGCCGGTCACCAGCGCTGTTCTGCCGTCGTGCCCCATGATGTGCGGGCCGCCTCTCACACCGTCAGGATCGAGCAGGCGCTGATTCCGGGCGCCCCGTACACATGGGTGAAGCCCACCCGGGGGGCGCCCGGCACCTGCACACCGGGTGCCCGGCCCTGCAACTGTCGTACGACCTCGTGGAACTGCCGTAGCCCGGAGGCGCCGACGGGCTCCCCGCCGGCCAGGCATCCGCCGTCGGTGTTGACCGGTATCCGGCCCGTGGCTTCGGTGGCCCCGGCGGCCAGCAACGCCTCCTGCTCGCCATGGGCGCACAGCCCGGTCTCCGCCAGGTGGATCAGTTCCGAGCCGCTGTCGGTGTCCTGCAACTGGGCGACACCCACGTCGGCGGGCCGCACCCCCGCCGTGCGGAAGACCGCCTCCGCGGCGTCGACGCTGGGGCTGCGGTGCGGCCCCGGCGGCAGCCAGGGCGAGAACACCTCGAAGGAACCGAACCGCCTGGTCCGGAAGGCCAGTGACGCCAGCCTGACCGGTCGCTCGCACAGGTCGAACGCACGGTCGCCGAGGGCCAGGACCAAGGCCGCCGCGCCCTGTCCGGGGGAACAGAACATGTACTGGGTGAGCGGGGGACTGACCTCGGCGGAGTCCAGGATCTCCTGCTCGGTCAACGGCTTGCGCCGCCAGGCCAGGGGATGGTGCGAGCCGTTGCGGAAGGCTCGCGCGGCGACCATCGCCAGCGCCCGCTCAGAGATCCCGTGCTCGTACAGGTACCGCTGGGTCTTCAGCGCGAAGAACTGGGTGGTGAGCATCATGCCGGTCTCGGCGTACCAGTCGCCCAGTCCGTAGCGGGCCGCGGAGACGTGGAACGCGCCTCGCTCGTGCTTGTCGAACCCCACCGCGAGCCCCAGCGAGGCCTCGCCCGCGCGCAGCGCGTTCGCCACCGTGAGCACGGTGGAGGCGCCGGTCGCGCAGCCGTTCTGCACGTTGACGAACGGCACTCCGGTCAGGCCCAGACGGCCCACCAACGTGTCGGGCTTGCCGGACACGTCGGAGCCGCCGGCCGCGTAGCCGATGTCCTCCCAGGCGACGCCCGCGTCGGCCAGCGCCTCTCGCACCGCGTGCTCGGCCATGTCCATTCCGGTGACGCTCTCGTCGCGGCCGAAGGCATGCATCCCGCATCCGACCACGTACACGTCGTTCGACCCGCTCATCGCTCCCCGTCCCGTTCCGGGCGGAACGCGAAGGTCACCACCTCGGTTCCGTCCTCGTCCTGGTAGGCGGGCATGGTGGTGAGCCGGACCGGCAGGCCGATCCGGATCTCCGCGCGGGGCACCGCGAGCCGCGCTTCGACCAGCACCTCACCGAGGTCCACATAGCCCACGTGGTACGGCCGGTGGCCGCCGGCCGGCACCCGGTACGGCGACTTCGGCGGGAACGCCTGAAGCGTCCACGACCACACCCGCCCGCTCACCGGCAGTACCCGCGGCGTCATCGTCCCCTCCGAACACCTGGGGCACGAGTCCTGCCGGGGGAAGACCACGGTGGCGCAGCCGGAGCAGCGGGCGCCCACGAGACGCGGTGGATCCCCGTCGCCGTACTCCCCGTTCTCGAACAGGGACTCGTCGATGAGTCTGGTGGCCATGCCGTCCCGCCTTCCATGTCACCAGCCGAGCAGCCCGGCCAGCCGTTCCCGATGGTGTGCGGCGCCGCCCAGCAGGACCGCGTCCGACTGGGCGCGCCGGAAGTACAGGTGCGCGTCGTGCTCCCAGGTGAAGCCCATCCCGCCGTGGAACTGCACGCACTCGGCGGCGACGGAGACGAACGCCTCGCCGCACCACGCCTGTGCCACTGCTGCCGCCTCGGCCAGCGCCACCGGCGATCCGTCCGCCCGGACCGCGCGGACCACGGCGGACCGGGCGGCCTCGACCTGGAGCAGCATGTCGGCGCAGGCGTGCTTGACGGCCTGGAAGCCGCCGATCGCCCTGCCGAACTGGGTCCGCTCGCGCACATGGGCCACCGTCATGTCCAAGGCGGCCTGCGCTCCGCCCAGTTGCTCGGCGGCCAGAGCCACCAGGGCCACGTCCAGGGCGCGGGAGACGATGTCCGCCCCCTCGCCGCCGACGGTCAGCGGCCGTGCCCGGGCAGCGGAGAAGGTGATCACCGCCTGGCCCCGGCTGAGGTCCAGAGTGGGCACCCGGCGCACGGTGACTCCCGGCTCACGCGGGTCGGCCAGGAACACGTCCACACCGTCGGGCCCGGCCGCGGCCACCACCAGCGCCTCGGCGTCGGCGCCGTCGAGGACGAACGGCGCGGTGCCGTCCAGCAGCGGGACGCCGCCCCGCCAGGAGACGGCCACCGGCACGGCGTCCGCCCGCCACGCCCCGTCGGGCGCGGCCACCGCCAGCGCGTGCACGGTGCCCTCGGCCAGCGCGGCCGACGCCTCGTCGGCGGTGCCGCAGCCGGCCAGCACCTGCCCGGCCAGCACGGTGGAGGACAGCAGCGGTACGGGTGCCAGTGTCCTGCCCAACTCCTCGCAGACGGCGGCGATCTCGGCGAGGCCGCCGATGCCTCCGGCCGACTCGGGCAGGCCGAGGGCCGCGAGGCCGACCTGTCGGCCGAGGGTGTCCCACAACTCGGCGTCGATGCCGGGCGCGTCCTCGGACAGCCGGCGTACCGCGGCGGTGCCGCCGGTATCCGCGCACACCGAGCGAACGGTCTCGCGCAGGTCCGCCAGCTCGGTCTCCGACAGGGCCGTGGTCTCGGTCATGGTGCTCGTCATCGTGTGCTCCCGCTCTCGTCGCGCCGCTCGGCGTCCTGCCGTCGGCCCAGGGCACTGTGCGCGGCCGCCATCCGGGCC encodes the following:
- a CDS encoding thiolase family protein, which encodes MSGSNDVYVVGCGMHAFGRDESVTGMDMAEHAVREALADAGVAWEDIGYAAGGSDVSGKPDTLVGRLGLTGVPFVNVQNGCATGASTVLTVANALRAGEASLGLAVGFDKHERGAFHVSAARYGLGDWYAETGMMLTTQFFALKTQRYLYEHGISERALAMVAARAFRNGSHHPLAWRRKPLTEQEILDSAEVSPPLTQYMFCSPGQGAAALVLALGDRAFDLCERPVRLASLAFRTRRFGSFEVFSPWLPPGPHRSPSVDAAEAVFRTAGVRPADVGVAQLQDTDSGSELIHLAETGLCAHGEQEALLAAGATEATGRIPVNTDGGCLAGGEPVGASGLRQFHEVVRQLQGRAPGVQVPGAPRVGFTHVYGAPGISACSILTV
- a CDS encoding Zn-ribbon domain-containing OB-fold protein, whose amino-acid sequence is MATRLIDESLFENGEYGDGDPPRLVGARCSGCATVVFPRQDSCPRCSEGTMTPRVLPVSGRVWSWTLQAFPPKSPYRVPAGGHRPYHVGYVDLGEVLVEARLAVPRAEIRIGLPVRLTTMPAYQDEDGTEVVTFAFRPERDGER
- a CDS encoding acyl-CoA dehydrogenase family protein; its protein translation is MTSTMTETTALSETELADLRETVRSVCADTGGTAAVRRLSEDAPGIDAELWDTLGRQVGLAALGLPESAGGIGGLAEIAAVCEELGRTLAPVPLLSSTVLAGQVLAGCGTADEASAALAEGTVHALAVAAPDGAWRADAVPVAVSWRGGVPLLDGTAPFVLDGADAEALVVAAAGPDGVDVFLADPREPGVTVRRVPTLDLSRGQAVITFSAARARPLTVGGEGADIVSRALDVALVALAAEQLGGAQAALDMTVAHVRERTQFGRAIGGFQAVKHACADMLLQVEAARSAVVRAVRADGSPVALAEAAAVAQAWCGEAFVSVAAECVQFHGGMGFTWEHDAHLYFRRAQSDAVLLGGAAHHRERLAGLLGW